A genomic window from Anthonomus grandis grandis chromosome 4, icAntGran1.3, whole genome shotgun sequence includes:
- the LOC126735768 gene encoding uncharacterized protein LOC126735768 has translation MSRWTARELAELRRILEEKNGVLLKENLANLAEVFPDRSAAAIKKKYLELKNTQNNPEQEPKVNKWNAEEEKRLVRMYKQRLEPQSGARIKAIMQSLPGRTLKAIATKLREKYPNVYYMRDVSDEESSEEEEQPILNVPVPSPPPRTPPLPQTPEQSTVVISNESEDEPTSPERTVEMHREPYSEDQLEIKRKFDKILMATGKKKQKIKKFYLRPQNKATLDVINTILQHTIEDISNGHKGDSAKRYTIKKAIFVAGQLLHQEIFKSKNGKLKPLFVRTENKIKKLQKHKENAEKILRTRGQLGKKLLQEMKIIKKLKMTVKQYISSTTERITVFQQNLEKQKDRHNKQIIRDRFYQNPSIQVLQRSQNKEDALRIDTVETYYSDLYKKCTEAPPTPVFNKWISKLKRFSNTINTTDQIHEEQISCKILQTLSKTAPWKAPGEDQIPIYLYKIFPAAQQYLVSSIGAFVRGSKKISQADTTISLIFKKGDQKDPANYRPIAVLNTDYKILTSVIAQSIEERLPDWAIPTEQLARKNVWGTTHGFLLDKSITQLARLRRATSYSSWYDFSKAYDSVHHKELKRLIDCLPLERDIRALLKRAMAMWTVRVKVGKGLTKEFAIKRGVYQGDSISPLLFKLVTAGIIHNIKNNPAINKTAKGKQEIIAFMDDIKCHAPTKKAIDLISKELEQSALEIGLKLNLGKCGFYSREASNHEENDSAPFIPQVREGYKYLGLHQLERDTLENYESIQGKISEKLMEVVKSDLTTA, from the exons atgtCACGGTGGACAGCTCGTGAATTGGCTGAATTGAGGAGGATTTTAGAGGAGAAGAATGGTGTGTTACTTAAAGAAAACCTAGCAAACCTCGCTGAAGTATTTCCAGACCGATCAGCCGCAGCcattaaaaagaaatacttGGAATTAAAAAACACCCAAAATAATCCGGAGCAGGAACCAAAAGTCAACAAGTGGAATGCAGAGGAAGAAAAAAGACTTGTAAGGATGTACAAACAAAGACTAGAACCTCAGTCCGGTGCTAGAATAAAAGCTATCATGCAATCATTGCCAGGAAGAACATTAAAAGCAATAGCCACTAAACTCAGAGAAAAATATCCCAACGTGTACTACATGCGCGATGTTAGTGATGAAGAAAGCAGCGAGGAAGAGGAGCAACCTATTCTCAACGTCCCAGTACCATCACCCCCACCAAGAACCCCTCCACTACCGCAAACCCCTGAACAATCGACAGTTGTTATTTCCAATGAATCGGAAGATGAGCCAACTTCTCCAGAAAGAACTGTAGAGATGCATCGCGAGCCATATAGTGAAGACCAGTTAGAGATAAAAaggaaatttgataaaattttgatGGCAACtggaaagaaaaaacaaaaaataaaaaaattctatctCAGACCGCAAAACAAGGCAACTTTAGATGTTATAAACACTATATTACAACACACAATTGAAGATATCAGTAACGGACATAAGGGAGACAGTGCAAAGAGATATACTATTAAAAAAGCAATCTTTGTGGCTGGACAGCTTTTACACCAAGAAATATTTAAGAGCAAAAATGGAAAACTGAAACCCTTATTTGTAAGAAcagaaaacaaaatcaaaaaactgCAAAAACATAAGGAAAATGCAGAAAAAATTTTGCGGACAAGGGGGCAGCTTGGCAAAAAACTACTACAAGAAatgaagataatcaaaaaactaaaaatgaccGTCAAGCAATACATTTCTTCAACAACAGAAAGAATTACAGTTTTTCAACAAAACCTGGAAAAACAAAAGGACAGGCATAATAAACAGATAATAAGAGATAGGTTTTATCAAAACCCATCTATTCAAGTACTGCAAAGATCACAAAACAAGGAGGATGCACTTCGTATAGACACAGTCGAAACTTATTACTCAGATCTCTATAAAAAATGCACAGAAGCTCCACCAACAccagtttttaataaatggaTATCAAAGCTGAAAAGATTTTCAAACACAATCAACACCACTGACCAAATACATGAAGAGCAGATCAGTTGTAAAATATTACAGACCTTGAGTAAAACAGCCCCATGGAAAGCCCCTGGAGAAGACCAAATTCCGATCTACCTGTACAAAATTTTCCCAGCTGCACAACAATACCTGGTCAGCAGCATTGGTGCCTTTGTACGGGGTAGTAAGAAAATATCACAAGCTGATACTACTATATCTCtgatctttaaaaagggcgaccAAAAGGACCCTGCAAACTACAGACCCATAGCTGTGCTTAATACAGATTATAAAATCCTTACATCCGTAATAGCACAAAGCATCGAAGAAAGACTACCAGACTGGGCTATTCCTACTGAGCAACTGGCACGCAAAAACGTGTGGGGTACTACACATGGGTTTTTGCTGGATAAAAGTATCACCCAGCTTGCCAGACTTAGAAGAGCGACTAGCTACTCGTCATGGTATGATTTTTCCAAAGCCTATGACTCTGTACACCATAAAGAATTAAAAAGGCTTATCGATTGTCTACCTCTTGAAAGAGATATTAGGGCATTGCTTAAACGAGCTATGGCGATGTGGACTGTAAGAGTTAAAGTTGGCAAAGGGCTTACGAAGGAGTTTGCAATAAAAAGGGGTGTTTACCAGGGAGACTCAATTTCGCCCCTCCTTTTTAAGTTGGTCACTGCGGGGATTATCCACAATATTAAAAACAACCCAGCTATAAACAAAACAGCAAAGGGCAAACAAGAGATTATTGCCTTTATGGATGATATTAAGTGTCATGCACCAACAAAAAAAGCAATCGACCTAATATCCAAAGAACTGGAGCAGAGTGCGTTGGAAATTGGGCTGAAGTTAAACCTAGGAAAGTGCGGTTTCTATTCCAGGGAGGCTAGTAACCATGAGGAAAATGATTCGGCTCCCTTCATACCGCAAGTCAGGGAGGGATATAAATACCTTGGACTTCATCAATTGGAAAGAGACACTCTTGAGAACTACGAGTCTATCCAAGGGAAAATATCGGAAAAACTAATGGAG GTTGTAAAATCAGACCTAACTACTGCTTAA
- the LOC126735769 gene encoding repressor of RNA polymerase III transcription MAF1 homolog, producing MKLLESTTFEAINNALQIKNGDSMILGRIESYSCKMAGTDKALYKRFNPEGVNPNDLQALSPPQTVAQYSRSISGDEEGPLCDTISRKTLFYLIATLNSFFPDYDFMDLKSHEFSKEPSLQWVTNAIDSQLTATIGETYKALRPALWTAIDHEIAMEHCDIYSYNPDLDSDPFGEDGCLWSFNYFFYNKKMKRIVFFTCRASSPSYALDSGFGSDFAMEEDEL from the exons ATGAAGCTTCTTGAAAGTACAACTTTTGAAGCTATCAACAATGCACTTCAGATTAAAAATGGAGACAGCATGATCCTTGGAAGAATCGAGAGTTATTCCTGTAAAATGGCCGGAACAGACAAGGCTCTGTATAAAAG ATTTAACCCAGAAGGAGTGAATCCGAACGACTTGCAAGCACTTTCCCCACCGCAAACGGTCGCCCAATATAGCCGAAGTATCTCTGGAGATGAGGAGGGACCGCTGTGTGATACAATCAGTcgcaaaactttattttatttaattgcgactctaaactcgttttttcccgaTTATGATTTTATGGACTTGAAG AGCCACGAATTCAGCAAAGAACCGTCACTGCAATGGGTGACAAACGCAATCGATTCCCAGCTAACGGCTACGATTGGGGAAACGTATAAAGCGCTAAGACCCGCCTTATGGACGGCCATCGATCACGAAATCGCTATGGAACACTGCGACATCTACTCGTACAATCCGGACTTGGATTCCGATCCGTTTGGCGAGGACGGCTGCTTGTGGAGCTTCaactattttttctataacaaGAAAATGAAGCGTATTGTCTTCTTCACTTGTAGAGCCAGTAG TCCCAGCTACGCTCTCGATTCAGGCTTTGGTAGTGATTTCGCAATGGAGGAAGATGAATTGTAA